In Gemmatimonadales bacterium, a single window of DNA contains:
- a CDS encoding nuclear transport factor 2 family protein has protein sequence MRPTVALLLFAGLLARPAVAQTSEDSLGIRAAALDYIEGWYSANADRMARALHPELAKRIMYTDSAGLTWIRGMGATELIRGTGNGGGSRTPAEQQRKDVRILDIFQNTASVRVDASTWVDYLHLVKWRGRWMILNVLWEVRR, from the coding sequence GTGAGACCGACCGTCGCCTTGCTCCTCTTCGCCGGCCTCCTCGCGCGGCCGGCCGTGGCCCAGACTAGCGAGGATTCCCTCGGCATTCGCGCCGCCGCGCTCGACTACATAGAGGGCTGGTACTCGGCCAACGCCGACCGCATGGCCCGTGCCCTCCACCCCGAGCTGGCCAAGCGCATCATGTACACCGACTCCGCGGGCCTCACGTGGATCCGCGGCATGGGAGCGACCGAGCTGATCCGCGGCACCGGCAACGGCGGCGGGTCGCGCACGCCGGCCGAACAGCAGCGCAAGGACGTCCGTATCCTCGACATCTTCCAGAACACCGCCAGCGTCCGGGTGGACGCTTCGACCTGGGTCGACTACCTCCACCTGGTGAAGTGGCGGGGACGCTGGATGATCCTCAACGTCCTGTGGGAGGTCCGCCGCTAA
- a CDS encoding DUF3052 domain-containing protein, with product MAGYSRTPLVSKLGIKAGFSVAMLGAPKGYSRTLGALPRNVTFAASLRGGLDFIHFFATRRRELETRFATLAKALAPAGMLWISWPKKAAEVETDLDENVVRDVGLAHGLVDVKVCAVDETWSGLKFVRRLKDR from the coding sequence ATGGCTGGCTACTCCCGCACGCCGCTCGTCTCCAAGCTCGGCATCAAGGCAGGCTTCAGCGTGGCCATGCTCGGCGCGCCGAAAGGCTATTCCCGGACCCTCGGCGCCCTCCCGCGGAACGTGACCTTCGCCGCGTCGCTGCGCGGCGGGCTCGACTTCATCCACTTCTTCGCGACCCGCCGCCGGGAGCTTGAGACGAGGTTCGCCACGCTCGCCAAGGCCCTCGCTCCCGCCGGGATGCTCTGGATCTCGTGGCCCAAGAAGGCCGCCGAGGTCGAGACCGACCTCGACGAGAACGTGGTGCGCGACGTGGGGCTCGCGCACGGGCTCGTGGACGTGAAGGTGTGCGCGGTGGACGAGACCTGGTCGGGTCTCAAGTTCGTGCGGCGGCTCAAGGATCGCTGA
- a CDS encoding ABC transporter permease — MDSLLQDIRYAGRSLLKSPGFTLAAVLTLALGIGANTAIFSVVRGILLRPLPYDAPDRAVMLWSHWTGWDKTWVSPPEYADYAAQSQIFSSVAAFADASFTLTGEGEAERVRSGLVTANIFGVLGARPLLGRTFLPDEDRPDGPRVVVLGEGVWRRRFGADPGVVGRAIRLNARPYVIVGVMPEEFRLPVDFSVEERTQIWTPLQLRVPDENDRGSHGLLSVGRLRDDIDFARGQSLLDGFVAQMKRDHAQQYGPDFGVTLVTVRDEVLGRIRPALLVLLGAVALVLLIACGNVANLLLARGESRQREIAIRTALGASRWRMVRQLLTESVLLALAGGAAGILFASWGVDALPAINPSSIPRADAIRVDLPVLAATLLLSLVTGVVFGLVPAWQMARVDVQPQLREGARSVTASRGGRRFRRALIGAEVALAVVLVTGAGLLVRSFVRLSSVPPGFEPRGVLTMRLSLPAATYPTRTAVRGFYDRFLERLRALPGVDVVGAVAGLPLATVRGDWGIEVEGYQRANPQQGLQADWQVASPDYFRALGIPLKRGRFLIDGDREGVAGVILINEAMARQYWEGRNPVGGRMRLNTDADSLWRTVVGVVGDVHHRGLTEAPRPEMYLPHAQFFATAADSVVPARAMTLTLRVRGQPEALTVPVRRALAETDPGLAVSDVRTLEDVVSRAIAAPRFTTTLLGVFAVLALALAAVGIYGVVAFVVAQRTAELGIRVALGARAADVLRLVVGQGMQPVLAGLGAGLLGALALSRLLRGLLFGVAATDAATFTAVTLTLGTVALLACYLPARRAARVDPMVALRSE; from the coding sequence ATGGACTCGCTCCTGCAGGACATCCGCTACGCCGGCCGCTCGCTCCTCAAGAGCCCGGGCTTCACGCTCGCCGCGGTGCTCACCCTGGCGCTCGGCATCGGCGCGAACACCGCGATCTTCAGCGTGGTGCGTGGCATCCTCCTGCGCCCGCTGCCCTACGATGCTCCGGACCGCGCCGTCATGCTGTGGTCCCACTGGACCGGGTGGGACAAGACCTGGGTCTCTCCGCCGGAGTACGCCGACTACGCGGCGCAGTCGCAGATCTTCTCGTCGGTCGCCGCGTTCGCCGATGCCTCCTTCACGCTGACGGGCGAGGGCGAGGCCGAGCGCGTCAGGAGCGGCCTCGTCACGGCGAACATCTTCGGCGTGCTCGGCGCGCGGCCGCTGCTCGGCCGGACCTTCCTCCCCGACGAGGATCGCCCGGACGGGCCGCGCGTCGTCGTGCTCGGCGAGGGTGTGTGGCGCCGCCGCTTCGGCGCGGACCCGGGCGTCGTCGGCCGCGCCATCCGACTCAACGCGCGGCCGTACGTGATCGTCGGCGTAATGCCGGAGGAGTTTCGCCTGCCGGTCGACTTCTCGGTCGAGGAACGCACCCAGATCTGGACGCCGCTCCAGCTCCGCGTGCCCGATGAGAACGATCGCGGAAGTCACGGACTGCTGTCGGTCGGCCGGCTGCGGGACGACATCGACTTCGCGCGGGGCCAGTCCCTGCTCGATGGCTTCGTCGCGCAAATGAAGCGCGACCACGCCCAGCAATACGGTCCGGACTTCGGTGTCACCCTCGTGACGGTGCGCGACGAGGTGCTGGGCCGCATCCGTCCGGCGCTGCTCGTCCTGCTCGGCGCGGTCGCGCTGGTCCTGCTGATCGCCTGCGGCAACGTCGCCAACCTGCTCCTCGCGCGCGGCGAGTCCCGCCAGCGCGAGATCGCAATCCGCACGGCGCTCGGCGCAAGCCGCTGGCGCATGGTGCGCCAGCTGCTCACCGAGAGCGTGCTGCTCGCGCTGGCCGGCGGCGCGGCGGGCATTTTGTTCGCATCGTGGGGCGTGGACGCGCTGCCGGCGATCAACCCGTCCAGCATCCCCCGCGCCGACGCCATCCGCGTCGACCTGCCGGTCCTCGCGGCGACGCTGCTGCTGTCGCTCGTCACGGGCGTCGTCTTCGGACTCGTGCCCGCGTGGCAGATGGCGCGGGTGGACGTGCAGCCGCAGCTGCGCGAGGGCGCGCGCAGCGTCACCGCGAGCCGCGGTGGCCGGCGCTTCCGGCGGGCGCTGATCGGCGCCGAGGTGGCGCTCGCCGTCGTCCTCGTCACGGGCGCCGGCCTGCTGGTGCGCAGCTTCGTGCGGCTGTCCAGCGTGCCGCCGGGCTTCGAGCCGCGCGGTGTGCTGACGATGCGCCTCTCGCTGCCCGCCGCGACCTACCCGACGCGCACCGCGGTGCGCGGGTTCTATGACCGGTTTCTGGAGCGCCTGCGCGCGCTGCCGGGCGTGGACGTCGTCGGCGCGGTCGCGGGGCTCCCGCTCGCCACGGTCCGCGGCGACTGGGGGATCGAAGTCGAGGGGTACCAGCGCGCCAATCCGCAACAGGGCCTCCAGGCGGACTGGCAGGTGGCGAGCCCCGACTACTTCCGCGCGCTGGGGATTCCGCTGAAGCGCGGTCGGTTCCTGATCGACGGCGACCGTGAAGGCGTGGCCGGCGTGATCCTCATCAACGAGGCGATGGCGCGCCAGTACTGGGAGGGCCGCAATCCCGTCGGCGGGCGGATGCGCCTCAATACCGACGCGGATTCGCTATGGCGCACCGTCGTCGGCGTCGTGGGCGACGTACATCATCGCGGGCTCACGGAGGCGCCGCGCCCCGAGATGTACCTGCCGCACGCCCAGTTCTTCGCGACCGCCGCCGACTCCGTCGTGCCGGCGCGGGCGATGACGCTGACCCTCCGGGTGCGTGGACAGCCGGAGGCGCTGACCGTCCCGGTGCGGCGCGCGCTCGCCGAGACCGACCCGGGGCTCGCGGTCTCCGACGTGCGCACGCTAGAGGACGTCGTGTCGCGCGCGATCGCGGCACCGCGCTTTACGACGACGCTCCTCGGCGTCTTCGCGGTCCTCGCGCTCGCCCTCGCGGCCGTAGGCATCTACGGCGTCGTCGCGTTCGTCGTCGCGCAGCGCACCGCCGAGCTCGGCATCCGCGTGGCGCTCGGCGCCCGCGCCGCCGACGTGCTCCGGCTCGTGGTCGGGCAGGGGATGCAGCCCGTCCTCGCCGGGCTCGGCGCCGGGCTCCTTGGCGCGCTGGCGCTCTCGAGGCTGCTGCGCGGGCTGCTCTTCGGCGTCGCGGCGACCGACGCGGCGACGTTCACCGCCGTCACGCTCACCCTCGGCACGGTCGCCCTCCTCGCGTGCTATCTGCCCGCGCGCCGGGCGGCGCGGGTGGACCCGATGGTCGCCCTTCGAAGCGAATGA
- a CDS encoding sigma-54 dependent transcriptional regulator has protein sequence MPAPRILVADDQSDVLHALRLLLKQEGYEVESASSPGGVLAAVETHDFDAALVDMNYQRDTTGGLEGLDLLSRLKALDSTLPVVMMTAWGSVEGAVEAMRRGARDYIEKPWDNARLLATLRTQVELGRALKKSQRHDEQTRLMARDGYPTIIAEALVMKPVLLLMERVGPSDAGVLITGEHGTGKELVAEWLHASSERSARPLVAVNVGGLSEGVFESELFGHVKGAFTDAKADRVGRFELADGGTLFLDEVANVPMAQQAKLLRVLQTGSLERVGSSKTRRVDARVIAATNADLRAEVAAGRFREDLLFRLNTIEIHLPPLRERREDVAPLAMHFLGRHAKRYRKALAGFDAEAMQQLLAHPWPGNVRELDHAIERAVLMAQGEVVRASDFSLQAGSGAAPRLDEMTLEEVERALIRKALDRFGGNVSQAATALGLSRSALYRRLQQYGL, from the coding sequence ATGCCGGCGCCCCGCATCCTCGTCGCCGACGACCAGTCCGACGTTCTCCACGCGCTGAGGCTGCTGCTCAAGCAGGAAGGCTACGAGGTCGAGTCCGCTTCGTCGCCGGGCGGCGTGCTCGCCGCGGTCGAGACCCACGACTTCGACGCCGCGCTCGTCGACATGAACTACCAGCGCGACACCACCGGCGGGCTCGAGGGGCTGGACCTGCTGTCGCGGCTCAAGGCGCTCGACAGCACGTTGCCGGTCGTGATGATGACCGCGTGGGGAAGCGTCGAGGGCGCGGTCGAGGCGATGCGACGCGGCGCGCGGGACTACATCGAGAAGCCGTGGGACAACGCCCGCCTCCTCGCCACCCTGCGGACCCAGGTCGAGCTGGGCCGCGCGCTCAAGAAGAGCCAGCGTCACGACGAGCAGACCCGGCTCATGGCCCGGGACGGATACCCGACCATCATAGCTGAGGCGCTGGTGATGAAGCCGGTCCTGCTGCTCATGGAGCGGGTGGGGCCTTCGGACGCCGGCGTCCTCATCACCGGCGAGCACGGGACCGGGAAGGAGCTGGTAGCCGAGTGGCTGCACGCGTCGTCCGAGCGCTCGGCCAGGCCCCTGGTCGCCGTCAACGTGGGCGGGCTCTCCGAGGGCGTCTTCGAGAGCGAGCTCTTCGGCCATGTGAAGGGCGCTTTCACGGACGCCAAGGCCGACCGGGTCGGTCGCTTCGAGCTCGCGGACGGGGGTACGCTCTTCCTCGACGAGGTCGCGAACGTGCCGATGGCGCAGCAGGCCAAGCTGCTGCGCGTTCTCCAGACCGGCTCGTTGGAGCGGGTCGGGTCGTCGAAGACCCGCCGCGTGGACGCGCGGGTGATAGCCGCCACCAACGCTGACCTGCGCGCCGAGGTGGCCGCGGGTCGCTTCCGCGAGGACCTCCTTTTCCGGCTGAACACCATCGAGATCCACCTGCCGCCGCTCCGTGAGCGCCGCGAGGACGTCGCCCCGCTGGCGATGCACTTCCTCGGCCGTCACGCGAAGCGCTACCGGAAGGCGCTGGCCGGCTTCGACGCCGAAGCGATGCAGCAGCTGCTGGCGCACCCCTGGCCCGGCAATGTGCGCGAGCTCGACCACGCGATCGAGCGCGCGGTGTTGATGGCCCAGGGCGAGGTGGTGCGCGCCTCCGACTTCTCGCTGCAGGCCGGAAGCGGCGCCGCGCCGCGGCTAGATGAGATGACCCTCGAGGAGGTGGAGCGCGCGCTTATCCGGAAGGCGCTCGACCGGTTCGGCGGGAACGTGAGCCAGGCAGCCACGGCGCTGGGCCTCTCGCGCAGCGCGCTCTACCGCCGCCTCCAGCAGTACGGGCTCTGA
- a CDS encoding ABC transporter ATP-binding protein, with amino-acid sequence MICLRNLEKSYPAGSGRSYVLRQITLDIAEGEFVTVMGPSGAGKSTLLAILGMLDGQWTGEFEFLGNKVHAMKPKDRVELNKKYIGFVFQQYHLLDDLTVYENLDLPLSYRDIKKSERAGIVAEVLDRFHIVGKKDLYPRQLSGGQQQLVAVARAVVANPKLILADEPTGNLHSSQGREIMELFKKLNGEGTTIVQVTHSEANAACGHRVVNLMDGWISK; translated from the coding sequence GTGATCTGTCTTCGGAACCTCGAGAAGTCCTACCCCGCGGGCAGCGGACGCTCCTACGTCTTGCGCCAGATCACCCTCGACATCGCGGAAGGCGAGTTCGTCACGGTGATGGGGCCGTCGGGCGCGGGGAAAAGCACGCTCCTCGCCATCCTCGGCATGCTCGACGGACAGTGGACGGGTGAGTTCGAGTTCCTAGGGAACAAGGTCCACGCGATGAAGCCGAAGGACCGCGTGGAGCTGAACAAGAAGTACATCGGCTTCGTCTTTCAGCAGTACCACCTGCTCGATGACCTGACGGTGTACGAGAACCTCGACCTCCCGCTCTCGTACCGCGACATCAAGAAGTCCGAGCGCGCCGGCATCGTGGCGGAAGTGCTCGACCGTTTTCACATCGTGGGCAAGAAAGATCTGTATCCACGGCAGCTTTCGGGCGGGCAGCAGCAGCTCGTCGCGGTGGCGCGAGCGGTGGTCGCCAACCCCAAGCTCATCCTGGCCGATGAGCCCACCGGCAACCTGCACTCCTCGCAGGGCCGCGAGATCATGGAGCTCTTCAAGAAGCTGAACGGCGAGGGAACCACGATCGTGCAGGTCACGCACTCCGAGGCGAACGCCGCCTGCGGGCACCGGGTGGTGAACCTGATGGACGGGTGGATCTCCAAGTGA
- a CDS encoding ABC transporter permease, translating to MESLLQDLRFAARTLFNSPGFTIVAVLTLGLGIGANTAIFTVVNTLLLKPPAQVGEPGRLVSVYTSDFSGPRFGASSWVDYQDFKRVDGLSGLASYAPRPFALAIDGETSRSFGEEVSGNYFGVLQVRPALGRFFLPAEDSTPGTQPVAVISHGLWQRTFGGERGVIGRAVTINGVSFTIVGVAPPGFAGSIRGIGAELWVPFLMHGVISPASEDLTNRSGRGIALMGRMKPGVTIEQVRAQFDVMARRLHDAYPDNWSNVRQEPRTIAVLPERDSRVPPQARGPVIGFMAMLMAVVGLVLLICCTNVANLTLARATARQREIAIRLAMGASRGRLVRLLLTESLLLSLLGGAAGALLAWWTTGALAAFQPALPVPLSLDLSPDARVLVFGLAVTAIAGFVFGLLPALRATRPDLVPALKDEVTAVGLGGRRYGVRDLLVIAQVSVSMVLLVMAGLFLRSLGNARSLDPGFDPRGVVMMTSDLSLQGYPQERARTFYAQLLERARALPGVRAASFAESVPLGLGFLRRGVQVEGYEARQGEDLEFGTNTVGPDYFATMGITIVRGRGIIEADNSGAPGVAVVNERFARRFWPGQDAIGKRISNDGEHWLEVVGVAKDGKYNTLGEEPAPYFYVPALQGGGRDMTLLVRTSGDPRATLGALGQLVKALDRDLPVQTATMEEHLGLSLFPLRIAATLLGIFGALGLALAGIGLYGVMAYAVAQRTRELGVRMALGATARDVVRVVVGHGARVVAAGVVLGLAAAFGFARLASSFLFGVGVADPVTFTGIPLLLAAVAVLAGYLPARRATRLDPMAALRSE from the coding sequence ATGGAGTCGCTGCTGCAGGACCTCCGCTTCGCGGCCCGGACGCTCTTCAATAGCCCCGGGTTCACGATCGTCGCGGTGCTGACCCTCGGCCTCGGCATCGGCGCCAACACCGCGATCTTCACCGTCGTCAACACGCTGCTCCTCAAGCCGCCCGCGCAGGTCGGTGAGCCGGGTCGCCTGGTATCGGTCTACACCAGCGATTTCAGCGGCCCCCGCTTCGGCGCCTCGTCGTGGGTGGACTACCAGGACTTCAAGCGGGTGGACGGGCTGTCGGGTCTCGCGTCGTATGCGCCGCGGCCGTTCGCGCTCGCGATCGACGGCGAGACGAGCCGTTCGTTCGGCGAGGAGGTGAGCGGCAACTACTTCGGCGTGCTTCAGGTCAGGCCCGCGCTGGGTCGCTTCTTCCTGCCGGCTGAGGACAGCACCCCCGGCACGCAGCCGGTAGCGGTGATCAGCCACGGCCTGTGGCAGCGCACTTTCGGCGGCGAGCGGGGTGTGATCGGCCGCGCGGTGACGATCAATGGGGTGAGCTTCACGATCGTCGGCGTCGCGCCGCCCGGCTTCGCGGGCTCCATCCGCGGGATCGGCGCCGAGCTGTGGGTGCCGTTCCTCATGCACGGCGTCATCTCGCCCGCCAGCGAGGACCTCACGAACCGCAGCGGGCGCGGGATCGCGCTCATGGGCAGGATGAAGCCGGGCGTCACGATCGAGCAGGTGCGGGCCCAGTTCGACGTGATGGCCCGCCGGCTGCACGACGCCTATCCGGACAACTGGTCCAACGTGCGGCAGGAGCCGCGAACCATCGCGGTGCTTCCGGAGCGCGACTCGCGGGTCCCCCCGCAGGCGAGAGGTCCGGTCATAGGCTTCATGGCCATGCTCATGGCGGTGGTGGGGCTGGTGCTGCTGATCTGCTGCACCAACGTCGCCAACCTGACCCTCGCCCGCGCCACGGCCCGCCAGCGCGAGATCGCTATCCGCCTGGCGATGGGCGCGAGCCGCGGCCGGCTGGTGAGGCTCCTTCTCACCGAGAGCCTGCTCCTATCGCTGCTGGGCGGCGCCGCGGGAGCGCTGCTCGCGTGGTGGACTACCGGAGCGCTCGCCGCCTTCCAGCCGGCGCTCCCCGTGCCGCTGTCGCTCGACCTGTCGCCGGATGCGCGCGTGTTGGTCTTCGGTCTTGCCGTCACGGCGATCGCGGGCTTCGTCTTCGGACTGCTGCCGGCGCTGCGGGCCACGCGCCCCGACCTGGTGCCCGCGCTCAAGGACGAGGTCACCGCGGTGGGCCTGGGCGGCCGGCGCTACGGGGTGCGCGACCTCCTCGTGATCGCGCAGGTGTCGGTGTCCATGGTGCTGCTTGTGATGGCTGGCCTGTTCCTGCGCAGCCTCGGCAACGCGCGATCGCTGGACCCCGGGTTCGACCCGCGCGGCGTGGTCATGATGACTTCCGACCTGTCGCTCCAGGGGTATCCGCAGGAGCGGGCGCGGACGTTCTACGCGCAGCTCTTGGAGCGCGCGCGGGCGCTACCGGGGGTGCGCGCCGCGAGCTTCGCCGAGTCCGTACCGCTGGGCCTCGGCTTCCTGCGCCGAGGTGTCCAGGTGGAAGGCTACGAGGCGCGGCAGGGGGAGGACCTGGAGTTCGGCACGAACACGGTCGGGCCCGACTACTTCGCCACGATGGGCATCACGATCGTCCGCGGGCGCGGGATCATCGAAGCCGACAATTCCGGCGCACCCGGCGTCGCGGTGGTGAACGAGCGTTTCGCCCGGCGTTTCTGGCCGGGCCAGGACGCGATCGGCAAGCGGATCTCGAACGACGGCGAGCACTGGCTCGAGGTCGTCGGCGTGGCGAAGGACGGCAAGTACAATACGCTGGGTGAGGAGCCGGCGCCGTACTTCTATGTTCCGGCGCTCCAGGGCGGCGGGCGGGACATGACGCTGCTGGTCCGCACCAGCGGGGACCCTCGAGCCACGCTGGGAGCCCTCGGCCAGCTGGTGAAGGCACTGGACCGCGACTTGCCGGTGCAGACCGCCACAATGGAAGAGCACCTCGGATTGTCGCTCTTTCCGCTGCGGATCGCCGCTACGCTCCTCGGCATCTTCGGGGCACTGGGGCTGGCCCTTGCTGGCATCGGGCTGTACGGCGTCATGGCGTACGCGGTCGCGCAGCGCACCCGCGAGCTTGGCGTGCGCATGGCCCTCGGCGCCACCGCGCGCGACGTGGTGCGCGTGGTCGTGGGGCATGGGGCGCGGGTCGTGGCCGCGGGTGTCGTTCTCGGACTGGCCGCGGCGTTCGGCTTCGCGCGGCTGGCGTCGTCGTTCCTGTTCGGGGTAGGCGTCGCGGACCCGGTCACCTTCACCGGCATACCGCTGTTGCTCGCCGCGGTCGCCGTCCTGGCGGGCTACCTGCCGGCGCGTCGCGCGACCCGGCTCGACCCGATGGCCGCCCTGAGGAGCGAGTGA